From the Salarias fasciatus chromosome 16, fSalaFa1.1, whole genome shotgun sequence genome, one window contains:
- the fzd5 gene encoding frizzled-5 has product MCRGIGYNLTYMPNQFNHDTQEEVGLEVHQFWPLVRIRCSPDLLFFLCSMYTPICLPDYRKPLPPCRSVCERAKRGCSPLMSQYGFEWPERMSCERLPRLGDEVLCMDQNSSETTTPAPPFPKPTPKGRTRPPSPPQCDRECRCRDPLVPIKRESHALYGRVRTGPLLNCALPCRLPYLSADERAFTSFWVGLWSVLCFVSTSATVATFLIDMERFQYPERPIIFLAACYLFVSLGYIVRLVAGHEQVACGDSGPGGDRTHILYDTTGPALCTLVFLLVYFFGMASSIWWVVLSFTWFLAAGMKWGSEAIAGYSQYFHLAAWLIPSVKTIVVLALSSVDGDPVAGICYVGNQSLENLRGFVLAPLVVYLFTGSLFLLAGFVSLFRIRSIIKQGGTKTDKLERLMIRIGLFTVLYTVPAAVVVACLVYEQHQRPGWERALTCHCLAERQRLGLGPDYAVFMLKYFMCLVVGITSGVWVWSGKTLESWRRFAARCCPCWPHKATAPPSMYSEASTALTGHTGSGLTTGIYHKSAPSHI; this is encoded by the coding sequence ATGTGCCGGGGCATCGGGTACAACCTGACCTACATGCCCAACCAGTTCAACCACGACAcccaggaggaggtggggctGGAGGTGCACCAGTTCTGGCCCCTGGTCCGGATCCGCTGCTCCCCGGACctgctgttcttcctgtgcagcaTGTACACCCCCATCTGCCTGCCGGACTACCGCAAGCCGCTGCCGCCCTGCCGCTCGGTGTGCGAGCGCGCCAAGCGGGGCTGCTCGCCGCTCATGAGCCAGTACGGCTTCGAGTGGCCCGAGAGGATGAGCTGCGAGCGGCTGCCCAGGCTGGGCGACGAGGTCCTGTGCATGGACCAGAACAGCAGCGAGACCACCACCCCGGCGCCCCCGTTCCCCAAACCCACGCCCAAGGGCCGCACCAGGCCCCCGAGCCCGCCGCAGTGCGACAGGGAGTGCCGCTGCCGGGACCCGCTGGTGCCCATCAAGAGGGAGTCCCACGCCCTGTACGGCCGGGTCCGGACCGGACCGCTGCTCAACTGCGCCCTGCCCTGCCGCCTGCCCTACCTGTCGGCCGACGAGCGCGCCTTCACCAGCTTCTGGGTGGGGCTGTGGTCGGTGCTGTGCTTCGTCTCCACCTCCGCCACGGTGGCCACCTTCCTCATCGACATGGAGCGCTTCCAGTACCCGGAGCGGCCCATCATCTTCCTGGCCGCCTGCTACCTCTTCGTGTCGCTGGGCTACATCGTGCGGCTGGTGGCGGGCCACGAGCAGGTGGCGTGCGGCGACAGCGGCCCGGGCGGCGACCGGACGCACATCCTGTACGACACCACGGGCCCCGCCCTCTGCACcctggtcttcctgctggtgtACTTCTTCGGCATGGCCAGCTCCATCTGGTGGGTGGTGCTGTCCTTCACCTGGTTCCTGGCGGCGGGGATGAAGTGGGGCAGCGAGGCCATCGCCGGGTACTCCCAGTACTTCCACCTCGCCGCCTGGCTCATCCCCAGCGTCAAGACCATCGTGGTTTTGGCTCTCAGCTCCGTGGACGGGGACCCCGTCGCCGGGATCTGCTACGTGGGaaaccagagtctggagaaCCTGAGGGGATTCGTACTCGCGCCTCTGGTGGTCTACCTCTTCACCGGGTCGCTCTTCCTCCTGGCCGGCTTTGTGTCTCTGTTCCGCATCCGGAGCATCATCAAGCAGGGCGGCACCAAGACGGACAAGCTGGAGCGGCTGATGATCCGCATCGGGCTGTTCACGGTGCTCTACACCGTCCCCGCCGCCGTGGTGGTGGCCTGCCTGGTGTACGAGCAGCACCAGCGGCCCGGCTGGGAGCGGGCGCTGACCTGCCACTGCCTGGCCGAGCGCCAGCGCCTGGGCCTGGGCCCCGACTACGCCGTCTTCATGCTCAAGTACTTCATGTGCCTGGTGGTGGGCATCACCTcgggggtctgggtctggtcggGGAAgaccctggagtcctggaggaggTTCGCGGCCCGCTGCTGCCCCTGCTGGCCGCACAAAGCCACCGCGCCGCCCTCCATGTACAGCGAGGCCAGCACGGCCTTGACGGGCCACACCGGGAGCGGCCTGACCACGGGGATCTACCACAAATCCGCTCCGTCTCATATATGA